One Zerene cesonia ecotype Mississippi chromosome 25, Zerene_cesonia_1.1, whole genome shotgun sequence DNA window includes the following coding sequences:
- the LOC119836631 gene encoding uncharacterized protein LOC119836631, with amino-acid sequence MLPTAHNRILTIAAKQEPLLLAINDKIPKQFIFDKKYKIQLNEYMSESNNVGDLLVFTDGSKTKDGTGAGVFSEDLNIHVSHSLGPHNTVFQAECLGIFLAAMAIITRNVTNYSIKILSDSKAALMAIKSHEISSGIILECHSALSRVCEMGNSITLQWIKGHSSSRGNDAADILARRASDTSVMGLLPIVPIPSSWIRSSIIQLTNNAQEDEWMSRSDCKQAQEALPFLDSRLARRLLNLRRLQLRTITGALTGHGLFNKHLFNLGITDSPLCRACMTTEETAAHVIMECTAVAEYRARHLGCPRSLPEVFSSPHKLLSFMEELGWFQL; translated from the coding sequence ATGTTGCCTACAGCACACAACAGGATCCTAACCATAGCGGCGAAGCAAGAACCCCTACTTCTCGCAATCAACGATAAGATCCCTAAACAATTCATCtttgataagaaatacaaaatacaattaaacgaATACATGTCAGAGTCTAACAACGTTGGAGACTTATTAGTCTTCACGGACGGGTCCAAAACAAAGGATGGTACGGGTGCTGGGGTCTTCTCTGAGGACTTAAATATCCACGTCTCGCACTCTCTCGGACCCCATAACACGGTTTTCCAGGCAGAATGCCTAGGAATCTTCCTAGCAGCTATGGCAATAATTACAAGAAATGTAACAAACTATTCGATTAAGATTTTGTCGGATAGTAAGGCAGCACTCATGGCTATCAAAAGCCATGAAATCTCTTCAGGAATAATCCTAGAATGTCACTCAGCTCTGTCCAGAGTATGTGAAATGGGGAATTCCATAACATTGCAGTGGATCAAAGGACACAGCAGCTCACGTGGTAACGATGCTGCTGATATCTTAGCCAGGAGAGCATCCGATACATCGGTCATGGGACTGCTTCCTATTGTTCCGATACCTTCAAGCTGGATCAGGTCTTCGATTATCCAGCTCACTAACAACGCACAGGAAGATGAATGGATGAGCAGATCTGACTGCAAGCAGGCACAAGAAGCCCTACCATTCTTAGATTCTAGACTTGCTAGACGACTGTTAAACCTGCGAAGATTACAATTACGTACAATTACAGGGGCCCTTACAGGTCATGGTCTCTTTAACAAGCATCTCTTTAACTTAGGGATTACTGACAGTCCGTTATGTAGAGCGTGCATGACGACTGAAGAAACGGCAGCCCACGTGATCATGGAATGCACGGCGGTTGCGGAGTACAGGGCAAGGCATTTGGGTTGTCCTAGGTCCCTCCCTGAGGTTTTCAGCAGCCCTCACAAGCTGCTGAGCTTCATGGAGGAGCTGGGATGGTTCCAGCTTTGA
- the LOC119836718 gene encoding hydroxylysine kinase — MSEQTVLQPGANIRPVIDHEGVKLLVERLYGISVLELIELNGYDDKNYKIIEDPNVKNPLITNHCPHGYVLKIMNSMDSKNVSLVEAQNEIMNFLSTRSVTCPKPIRNVFGHLHSVETIGGKGHAVRLLEYVPGDLLKDVPQSEALYYQLGEFVANLDNKLQNFNHSGLVSREHIWMLSKVPELEKFKYVIKDAEKLDLVEEVIEEFKYAVVPHLEELEKGVIHGDVNEMNILVSPKPGTSQTDYRITGILDFGDIQYSYYVFELAITMTYMMLLSGDLKTGGIVLAGYCVNRRLPDMEYRLLKTLISARLVQSLTLGAYSIAQDPNNTYVTSTEKANGWNLLKKLRKTKPDPDDDPTNWKAIANDYLTRS, encoded by the exons ATGTCAGAGCAGACAGTCCTACAGCCGGGTGCCAACATCCGGCCGGTGATAGACCACGAGGGGGTGAAACTGCTGGTCGAGCGACTCTACGGCATCTCTGTTCTGGAGCTGATCGAGCTGAACGGATATGACGATAAGAACTATAAGATCATAGAGGACCCCAACGTGAAGAATCCACTGATAACGAACCACTGCCCTCACGGGTACGtcttgaaaataatgaattctaTGGACTCCAAGAACGTGAGTCTGGTGGAGGCGCAGAATGAGATTATGAACTTTTTGT CGACCCGTTCGGTAACCTGCCCCAAACCAATTCGCAACGTGTTCGGGCACTTGCACTCCGTGGAGACGATAGGGGGCAAGGGGCACGCGGTGAGGCTGCTCGAGTACGTGCCTGGGGACCTGCTGAAGGATGTGCCCCAGTCTGAGGCACTTTACTACCAGCTGGGCGAGTTCGTAGCTAATCTGGATAATAAGCTGCAG AACTTCAACCATTCGGGGCTGGTCTCCCGGGAGCACATCTGGATGCTGTCGAAGGTGCCAGAGCTGGAAAAGTTCAAGTACGTGATCAAGGATGCGGAGAAATTGGATCTGGTTGAGGAG GTAATCGAGGAGTTCAAATACGCCGTGGTCCCCCACCTGGAAGAGCTGGAGAAGGGCGTGATCCACGGGGACGTCAATGAGATGAACATCTTGGTGTCTCCAAAACCTGGAACCAG CCAAACCGACTACCGCATTACCGGTATCCTAGATTTCGGCGACATCCAATATTCATACTATGTCTTCGAGTTGGCCATCACCATGACCTATATGATGCTGCTAAGCGGTGACCTGAAGACGGGGGGCATCGTGCTAGCTGGCTACTGTGTTAATCGCCGTCTACCTGATATGGAGTACAGGCTTCTGAAG ACGCTGATCTCAGCTCGCCTAGTCCAAAGTTTAACACTGGGCGCCTACTCGATCGCTCAGGACCCCAACAACACTTACGTAACATCCACGGAGAAGGCGAACGGTTGGAACTTGCTGAAGAAACTGCGGAAGACCAAGCCAGACCCTGATGATGACCCTACCAATTGGAAGGCTATTGCCAACGACTATCTGACTAGGAGCTAA